The following are from one region of the Salvia hispanica cultivar TCC Black 2014 chromosome 1, UniMelb_Shisp_WGS_1.0, whole genome shotgun sequence genome:
- the LOC125204851 gene encoding disease resistance protein RGA2-like yields the protein MNNVAAVIKVLVQNLIDHSKNEISLIRGLDKEAAKLAGSLDMIQHLLNDAESRTIPGGAVKSWLRKLEDVAFDADNVLDELNYHLLSKRIKSIKPMKEKVLSCFSSLSYIAHPRNIALKIQEINENLESIYKEGAGLGLKETLATNVPTLPAFETDSLTLDPIFIGRDELVSEIVEVINTSTTTDERIISIVAIVGMGGLGKTTLTRKVFHLLKQKNLFGSHIWVHVSQIFDPIILFKKILKCLTSTDQVESREDIMKNLQEALKDKTYLLILDDVWNQDRPKWDDFINSLVGVTSTKRNAIVITTRNMEVASSMQLLYRHQLEGLSHEDCWSIIKAKTFGKEDIPSEFEAIGRKIATRCQGLPLAANVVGGALCNKSEEEWILIEEKWLSYNEGGHITRILKLSFDNLSLSSLKKCFAYCSIFPKGHRIKSQQLIENWMAEGFLEANGSNEMECLGDKFMKVLLNNSLLQVAERDNYGNVKSCVMHDLVHDLACAISGSSNIIEGGSRVRYMIHEEESCIPTEVAKYLRTLLIRGNVYGNRFADFECLHVLILVDHECNKLPSSIRKLIHLRKLDISSTLINYLPDWIGELHQLQTLNACTRRLRELPSSLKYLINLRNLYIDDGVELPTEIGSLTSLQALKYFKVGEKDGWKIEELGSLNGLKGTLEISNLERVDNKEEAGKANLSIKSKLLKLVLTWNGNREGETPNDENVLEGLQPHSNLKKIVIEGFKGNRFPSWTRNMVIENVSQQGCWVPLNKLIEIKLSKCSECEEIPMFGQLSNLKCLWLEGLTNLKSINSSFYRIVNEETRLVFPALERLVLVEIPKLAEWAEVESAGASDVKVFPNLQHLEISQCKQLMSFPNHSGSCLKSLRIREIGSMPLTCIFKTKLKLLTELWIEGIDDLEYLPNWLFYNNPNLLELNIKKCSNLRELPDGLGTLNSLEKLVIRDCPNLELVSDIGAQQSQGSLTCLKSLEICECKAMLYIPCEMVGSLLEVLVLKNLSSLKNLPRIIDCLPKLPRLTRLGITGVSQFMATFSWSQLIIDVSMEGSMETVDGLLKRCNSRSLFHLILKGRETWGNLPESIQHLTFISVLVIENYGMEELPEWLGNLSSLWQLFIYDCKKLRRLHALQGLKSLRFLGIKGCPEISIEQQSDAVDSQWPNISHIPKIEIDGDRIGASEYIFWFPFNRSSCMSISSPPRYIDFQ from the coding sequence ATGAACAACGTCGCCGCTGTCATTAAAGTTTTAGTTCAAAACCTCATCGACCATTCCAAGAATGAAATCTCACTTATCCGAGGTCTCGACAAAGAAGCTGCAAAGCTAGCTGGGAGTTTAGATATGATCCAGCATTTGTTGAACGATGCTGAGAGCCGTACCATTCCCGGTGGGGCTGTCAAAAGCTGGCTGAGGAAGCTCGAAGACGTGGCATTCGATGCTGACAACGTTTTGGATGAGCTCAACTATCATCTTCTCTCCAAACGAATCAAGTCCATCAAGCCCATGAAAGAGAAGGTACTTTCATGCTTCTCATCTTTGAGTTATATTGCGCATCCCAGAAATATAGCTCTTAAAATCCAAGAAATCAATGAGAATTTGGAGTCCATTTACAAAGAGGGAGCTGGGCTTGGCCTCAAAGAGACTCTTGCCACCAATGTGCCAACTTTGCCTGCTTTTGAAACTGACTCACTCACTCTTGATCCAATTTTCATTGGAAGAGATGAGTTGGTGTCAGAAATAGTTGAGGTTATTAACACTAGTACCACCACTGATGAACGTATAATTTCTATCGTTGCCATTGTGGGAATGGGAGGATTGGGGAAGACAACCTTGACTAGAAAAGTCTTTCATCttctaaaacaaaagaatCTGTTTGGATCACATATTTGGGTGCatgtttctcaaatttttgatCCAATCATTCTTTTCAAGAAAATCCTCAAATGCTTAACTTCTACTGATCAAGTTGAGAGTAGGGAAGATATTATGAAAAATCTTCAAGAAGCTTTGAAAGACAAAACTTATCTTCTTATTCTTGATGATGTATGGAATCAAGATCGTCCCAAGTGGGATGATTTTATCAATTCTTTGGTTGGCGTCACTTCTACCAAGAGGAATGCAATTGTTATTACCACTAGAAATATGGAAGTCGCTTCAAGTATGCAATTACTTTATAGACATCAGCTTGAAGGATTATCACATGAAGATTGTTGGTCAATAATCAAAGCAAAAACTTTTGGAAAAGAGGATATTCCATCAGAGTTTGAGGCCATAGGGAGGAAGATTGCAACAAGATGTCAAGGTTTGCCATTAGCTGCCAATGTAGTTGGTGGAGCACTATGCAATAAATCTGAAGAAGAATGGATCTTGATCGAAGAGAAATGGCTTTCGTACAATGAAGGGGGTCATATCACAAGGATTTTGAAGTTGAGCTTTGATAATTTGTCTCTGTCATCACTCAAGAAGTGTTTTGCATATTGTTCGATTTTTCCTAAAGGTCACAGAATCAAAAGTCAGCAGCTGATTGAGAACTGGATGGCAGAAGGATTTCTTGAAGCTAATGGAAGCAATGAAATGGAATGCTTAGGTgacaaatttatgaaagttcTTCTGAACAACTCTCTACTACAAGTTGCAGAAAGAGATAATTATGGAAATGTGAAGAGTTGTGTGATGCACGATCTTGTGCATGATCTCGCGTGTGCAATTTCAGGTTCTTCTAATATTATAGAAGGCGGGAGCCGAGTGAGATACATGATTCATGAAGAAGAAAGTTGTATTCCAACAGAAGTGGCAAAATATTTGCGTACGTTACTGATCAGGGGAAACGTTTATGGTAACAGGTTTGCAGATTTCGAGTGTCTACATGTTTTAATTCTTGTAGATCATGAATGTAATAAGTTGCCAAGTTCGATAAGGAAGTTGATACATTTAAGGAAACTTGATATTTCGTCGACGCTTATCAATTATTTGCCGGACTGGATTGGTGAACTCCATCAGTTGCAAACATTAAATGCATGTACACGAAGATTGAGGGAACTGCCTAGTTCTCTGAAGTACTTGATTAATTTAAGGAATCTTTACATTGATGATGGTGTAGAGTTGCCAACCGAGATTGGGAGTTTAACTTCTCTCCAGGCGCTAAAGTATTTTAAAGTTGGTGAGAAAGATGGATGGAAAATTGAAGAGCTTGGAAGTTTGAATGGTCTCAAAGGAACACTGGAAATTTCTAATCTTGAAAGGGTTGATAACAAGGAAGAGGCTGGGAAAGCTAATCTATCTATTAAgtcaaaattattgaaattggtTTTGACATGGAATGGGAATAGAGAAGGTGAAACTCCAAATGATGAGAATGTATTGGAAGGTCTTCAACCACACTCAaatctgaaaaaaatagtgattgAAGGATTCAAGGGAAATAGATTTCCATCCTGGACTCGAAATATGGTAATTGAAAATGTGTCTCAACAAGGTTGTTGGGTACCACTTAACAAGTTGATTGAGATAAAACTATCCAAGTGCTCAGAATGTGAAGAAATCCCAATGTTTGGGCAGTTGTCAAATCTCAAGTGTCTCTGGTTAGAAGGATTGACAAATTTGAAGTCCATAAATTCTTCTTTCTACAGAATAGTGAATGAGGAGACACGTCTTGTTTTTCCAGCTCTAGAAAGGCTCGTGTTGGTTGAAATTCCTAAGCTGGCAGAGTGGGCAGAAGTAGAATCTGCAGGTGCAAGTGATGTGAAGGTATTTCCTAACCTCCAACACTTGGAGATCTCTCAATGCAAGCAATTGATGAGTTTTCCTAATCATTCGGGGTCATGCCTCAAAAGTTTGAGAATCAGGGAGATTGGGAGCATGCCTTTAACATGCATATTCAAAACGAAATTAAAGTTGCTGACAGAGCTTTGGATAGAAGGAATAGATGATCTGGAATATCTCCCAAATTGGCTATTCTATAACAATCCCAATCTCTTGGagttaaatataaaaaagtgttcCAATTTGAGAGAATTACCAGATGGTCTAGGCACcctcaattctttggagaagtTGGTTATAAGAGACTGTCCAAATTTGGAACTAGTATCAGATATTGGTGCACAACAATCACAAGGAAGCCTCACATGTCTTAAAAGTTTGGAGATTTGTGAATGCAAAGCTATGCTGTACATACCATGTGAAATGGTAGGATCCTTGCTTGAGGTATTGGTGTTGAAGAATTTAAGTAGCCTAAAGAATCTACCTAGAATAATTGATTGTCTGCCGAAATTGCCTCGTCTAACACGTTTAGGAATTACTGGTGTTTCTCAATTTATGGCCACTTTTTCTTGGAGTCAACTTATAATAGATGTTAGTATGGAGGGATCCATGGAGACCGTTGATGGCTTATTGAAAAGATGCAATTCCCGCtcactttttcatttaatattgaaaGGGAGGGAAACTTGGGGAAATTTGCCAGAATCAATTCAACATCTCACCTTTATTAGCGTTTTAGTGATAGAGAATTATGGAATGGAAGAGTTGCCTGAATGGTTGGGGAACCTCTCATCTCTATGGCAattgtttatatatgattGCAAGAAGTTAAGGCGTCTACATGCACTGCAGGGCCTCAAATCACTTCGATTCTTAGGAATTAAGGGCTGTCCAGAAATAAGTATTGAACAACAAAGTGATGCAGTTGATTCCCAATGGCCCAACATTTCACATATCCCCAAGATCGAGATTGATGGAGATAGAATAGGTGCGTCTGAATACATTTTCTGGTTTCCTTTTAATAGAAGCAGTTGCATGTCTATTTCCTCACCACCACGTTATATTGACTTTCAGTGA
- the LOC125216741 gene encoding 3beta-hydroxysteroid-dehydrogenase/decarboxylase, with the protein MPKEIGDSTDKHSKTCVVLGGRGFIGRALVERLLKLGNWIVRVADSHKSPELKPTEPLLTDAIASGRAAYFQVDVRDKSQIVEALRGVSVVFFTDSMDIFPQDFYLCYKVIVQGAKNVVMACRECGVKRLIYNSSADVVFDDVHDIHGGDESLPYSGQFWDMVADLRTQAEALILSANGADDLLTCALRPCNVFGPGDPQLIPLLVNMAKSNWDKFIIGSGNNVSDLTYVDNVAHAHICAEESLSARIDTVSGKAFFITNLEPMKFREFAFLFLDRLGHPRPFFNIPPLVAEHIFSLIKLLHRKSDFKKLDSSISIYKLASCTRTFSCLAAQKHINYSPVVSLKEAMTLTVDSFSDVAIEPIFMRYRCSDEPSKIEKLLGGGQVADILLWRDERKTFLSFALLGFMYHWFFLSGNTFVSSLAQLLLLTIILLCGHHVLQLSGYGSTVLRLPPSCFEISEDKVRSFFFAMKCMWDKVECLIKSLAQGEDWLIFFKVASFMYVFKWIVSQYLVHAIGLALIFVFSMCFVYEQYEEKIDEIAVIIFTIASKLTILLASKLPKPNSSYNPLTEKGSSRSLLDERQ; encoded by the exons ATGCCGAAAGAAATCGGTGATTCGACGGACAAACACTCGAAAACCTGCGTCGTTTTGGGCGGCCGGGGATTTATCGGCCGCGCATTGGTGGAGCGCCTGCTCAAACTCGGCAATTGGATCGTCCGAGTCGCCGATTCTCACAAGTCTCCGGAGCTCAAGCCTACAGAGCCGCTCCTGACCGATGCGATCGCCTCCGGCCGCGCCGCTTATTTCCAGGTTGATGTGCGGGATAAATCCCAAATCGTGGAAG CTTTGAGAGGAGTATCGGTTGTATTTTTTACTGACTCTATGGATATATTTCCCCAAGATTTTTATCTTTGCTACAAAGTAATCGTTCAAg GTGCTAAGAATGTAGTGATGGCTTGTCGAGAATGTGGAGTAAAACGGCTAATATACAACAGTTCTGCTGATGTAGTTTTCGATGATGTACATGACATACATGGTGGAGATGAATCCTTGCCATATTCTGGGCAA TTCTGGGATATGGTTGCTGACCTTAGGACTCAAGCTGAGGCGCTGATCTTGTCTGCAAATGGTGCTGACGACCTCTTAACTTGTGCGCTTCGTCCTTGCAACGTGTTTGGACCTGGAGACCCGCAACTCATACCCTTGCTGGTGAATATGGCAAAATCCAATTGGGATAAG TTTATTATAGGAAGTGGAAACAATGTGTCGGACTTGACATATGTTGATAATGTTGCTCATGCTCATATCTGTGCTGAAGAATCTCTAAGTGCTCGGATTGATACTGTGTCTGGAAAG GCCTTCTTTATAACAAATCTGGAGCCAATGAAGTTTCGGGAATTTGCATTTCTTTTCCTTGATCGTTTGGGGCACCCGAG GCCTTTCTTTAATATTCCACCTCTCGTAGCTgaacacatattttctttaataaaattgCTTCATCGGAAGTCAGACTTCAAAAAGCTTGATTCTTCTATCTCTATTTACAAGTTAGCTTCATGCACGAGGACATTTAGTTGTCTTGCTGCTCAGAAACATATTAATTACTCACCAGTTGTTTCCCTGAAG GAAGCGATGACACTAACTGTTGATTCATTCTCCGACGTGGCCATAGAGCCAATTTTTATGAGATACAGATGCAGCGATGAAccatcaaaaatagaaaagctGTTAGGCGGTGGACAAG TTGCTGATATTTTGCTGTGGCGTGATGAGAGGAAGACctttttaagttttgcattGCTTGGTTTTATGTATCATTGGTTTTTCCTGTCTGGGAATACTTTTGTTTCATCTCTTGCCCAACTACTGCTGCTAACCATCATATTACTTTGTGGGCACCATGTTCTACAGTTGTCTGG ATATGGATCCACAGTTCTTAGATTACCACCATCGTGTTTTGAAATCTCAGAAGATAAAGTGAGAAGCTTTTTCTTCGCGATGAAATGTATGTGGGATAAGGTGGAGTGCCTGATCAAGTCATTGGCTCAAGGAGAAGATTGGCTTATCTTTTTTAAG GTTGCATCTTTCATGTATGTTTTCAAGTGGATTGTTTCCCAGTACTTGGTCCACGCCATTGGTCTTG CTTTGATCTTTGTGTTCAGTATGTGCTTCGTGTACGAACAATACGAGGAGAAGATTGATGAGATAGCAGTAATCATATTCACGATTGCCAGCAAGCTAACAATCTTGCTGGCTAGCAAATTGCCAAAACCTAACTCTAGCTACAATCCGTTGACGGAGAAGGGATCTAGCCGTAGTTTGTTAGATGAAAGGCAATAA
- the LOC125204822 gene encoding putative disease resistance protein RGA4 → MEGEAVAAVIKVVVQNLIDHSKTEISLIRGLDKEAAKLAGNLDTIQKFLNDAENRTIPGGAVESWLRKLEDVAFDGDNVLDELNYHLLSKQINSIKPMKQKVLSCFSPFSHIAHPRNIALKIQEINENLESIQKEGAGLGLKERLANDVPKLPHAAFETDSFSHDPIFIGRDELVSEIIEVINTSTTTDERVISIFAIVGMGGLGKTTLTRNVFHHPKIKTLFGSHIWVHVSQIFDPIILFKKILKELTSSPHHDEIESSQGILKNTSSDQSRQDFLKKTSFGQVDVESSQDFVKRNYHDQVEVESRQGILKRLQKALKDKTYIYSG, encoded by the coding sequence ATGGAAGGAGAAGCTGTCGCTGCCGTCATTAAAGTTGTAGTTCAAAACCTCATCGACCATTCCAAGACAGAGATCTCACTAATCCGTGGTCTCGACAAAGAAGCAGCAAAGCTAGCTGGGAATTTGGATACGATCCAGAAATTCTTGAACGATGCTGAGAACCGTACTATTCCCGGTGGGGCTGTCGAAAGCTGGCTGAGGAAGCTCGAAGATGTGGCGTTTGATGGTGACAACGTTTTGGATGAGCTCAATTACCACCTTCTCTCGAAACAAATTAACTCTATCAAACCCATGAAACAAAAGGTACTCTCATGCTTCTCACCATTCAGTCATATTGCGCATCCCAGAAATATAGCTctaaaaattcaagaaatcaaTGAGAATTTAGAGTCCATTCAAAAAGAGGGAGCCGGGCTTGGCCTCAAAGAGAGGCTAGCCAACGATGTGCCAAAACTGCCTCATGCTGCTTTTGAAACTGATTCCTTCTCACATGATCCAATTTTCATAGGAAGAGATGAGTTGGTGTCGGAAATAATTGAGGTTATTAACACTAGTACCACAACTGATGAACGTGTAATTTCTATCTTTGCCATTGTTGGAATGGGAGGATTGGGGAAGACAACCTTGACTAGGAATGTCTTTCATCATCCAAAGATAAAAACTCTCTTTGGATCACATATTTGGGTGCatgtttctcaaatttttgatCCAATCATCCTTTTCAAAAAAATCCTCAAGGAGTTGACTTCTTCTCCACATCATGATGAAATCGAGAGTAGCCAAGGTATTCTCAAAAACACTTCTTCTGATCAGAGTAGGCAGGATTTTCTCAAAAAGACTTCTTTTGGTCAAGTTGATGTTGAGAGTAGTCAAGATTTTGTGAAAAGGAATTATCATGATCAAGTTGAGGTCGAGAGTAGGCAAGGTATTCTTAAAAGGCTTCAAAAAGCTTTAAAAGataaaacttatatttattctgGATGA
- the LOC125216254 gene encoding putative disease resistance protein RGA3 has translation MEVASTMQSLHTHELKGLSHENCWSIIKAKTFGKHDIPSKFEAIGRKIATRCQGLPLAANVVGGALYKKSEEEWLSIEEKWLSHDEGDRITNILKLSFENLSLSSLKKCFACCSLFPKGHRIKSQELIEYWMAEGFLEANGSSEMECLGEKFMKVLVHNSLLQVAERDDYGNVKSCVMHDLVHDLACSISGSSNNKESGSRVRYMIHDEESRIPREVAKYLRTLLFEGDIYRNKFADFEHLHVLVLADDCCDKLPISIRKLIHLRKLDISSTCIKYLPDWIGELHQMQTLNAGTRRLRELPRNVKYLINLRHLYINSLTKLPAEIGCLTSLQTLEYFIVGDKNGCKIEELGSLNGLKGKLEISNLERVENKEEAEKASLSNKSKILELRLTWNMHREVEATNDENVLEGLQPHSNMKKLDIEGFKGKRFPSWTQNMVTENVCQGCWVPLNKLIEIKLSNCSECEEIPMFGQLPNLKSLWLEGLTNLKSINSSFYGLVNEETHIVFPALERLVLVEMPNLAEWAEVEPGGASDVKVFPNLQHLEISNCNQLMSFPNHSWSRLKSLIIEGSGSMPFTCIFKTELKLLTELWIEGIDEVEYLPNWLFFNNPNLLELSIRMCSNLRELPDGLGTLNSLEKLIISECPNLERVADIGAQQSQGSLTCLKRLEICECKALLYIPCEMVGSLLEVLKLNNLSSLKNLPDIIDCLPKLPRLTCLRFIGVSRLVATYSNNWLKIDVSMEGSMETVDGLLQGCYSNSVKELHLKGREGWGNLPESIQHLTSIVWLKIENYGMEELPEWLGNLSSLSVLWIYNCKKLRCLHALRGLTSLERIHIKGSPEMSIKQQSDAADSQWPNISHINFILIDGQIVGRRRTLVSFMNGCL, from the exons ATGGAAGTCGCTTCAACTATGCAATCACTTCATACACATGAGCTCAAAGGATTATCACACGAAAATTGTTGGTCAATAATCAAAGCcaaaacttttggaaaacATGATATTCCATCAAAGTTTGAGGCCATAGGGAGGAAGATTGCAACAAGATGTCAAGGTTTGCCATTAGCTGCTAATGTAGTTGGTGGGGCGCTATATAAGAAATCTGAAGAAGAATGGCTCTCGATTGAAGAGAAATGGCTTTCACATGATGAAGGGGATCGTATCACAAATATATTGAAGTTGAGCTTTGAAAATTTGTCTCTATCGTCACTCAAAAAGTGTTTTGCATGTTGTTCGCTTTTCCCTAAAGGTCACAGAATCAAAAGTCAAGAACTGATTGAGTATTGGATGGCAGAAGGATTTCTTGAAGCTAATGGAAGCAGTGAGATGGAGTGCTTAGGcgaaaaatttatgaaagttcTTGTGCACAACTCTCTACTACAAGTTGCAGAAAGAGATGATTATGGAAATGTAAAGAGTTGTGTGATGCACGATCTTGTGCATGATCTCGCATGTTCAATTTCAGGTTCTTCTAATAATAAAGAAAGTGGGAGCCGAGTGAGATACATGATTCATGATGAAGAAAGTCGAATTCCAAGAGAAGTGGCAAAATATTTGCGGACATTATTGTTTGAGGGAGACATTTACCGTAACAAGTTTGCAGATTTCGAGCATCTACATGTTTTAGTTCTTGCAGATGATTGCTGTGATAAGTTGCCAATTTCGATAAGGAAGTTGATACATTTAAGGAAACTTGATATCTCATCGACGTGTATCAAATACTTGCCGGACTGGATCGGTGAACTCCATCAGATGCAAACATTAAATGCAGGCACACGAAGATTGAGGGAGCTGCCTAGAAATGTGAAGTACTTGATTAATTTAAGGCATCTTTATATCAATTCATTAACAAAGTTGCCTGCTGAGATTGGGTGTTTAACTTCTCTCCAGACGCTAGAGTATTTTATTGTTGGCGACAAGAATGGATGCAAAATCGAAGAGCTCGGGAGTTTGAATGGTCTCAAAGGAAAATTGGAAATTTCTAACCTTGAGAGGGTTGAAAACAAGGAAGAGGCTGAGAAAGCAAGTCTATCTAACAAGTCAAAAATATTGGAGTTGCGTTTGACATGGAACATGCATAGAGAAGTTGAAGCTACAAATGATGAGAATGTGTTGGAAGGCCTCCAACCTCACTCTAATATGAAGAAGTTGGATATTGAAGGATTCAAGGGAAAAAGATTTCCATCCTGGACTCAAAATATGGTAACTGAAAATGTTTGTCAAGGTTGTTGGGTTCCACTTAACAAGTTGATAGAGATAAAACTCTCCAACTGCTCAGAATGTGAAGAAATCCCAATGTTTGGGCAATTGCCAAATCTCAAGTCTCTCTGGTTAGAAGGATTGACAAATTTGAAGTCCATAAATTCTTCTTTCTATGGATTAGTGAATGAGGAGACACATATTGTTTTTCCAGCTCTAGAAAGACTCGTGTTGGTTGAAATGCCTAATCTTGCAGAGTGGGCAGAAGTAGAACCAGGAGGTGCAAGTGATGTGAAGGTATTTCCTAACCTCCAACACTTGGAGATCTCTAATTGCAACCAATTGATGAGTTTTCCTAATCATTCGTGGTCACGCCTCAAAAGTTTGATCATCGAGGGGAGTGGGAGCATGCCTTTCACATGCATATTCAAGACAGAATTAAAGTTGCTAACAGAGCTTTGGATAGAAGGAATAGATGAAGTGGAATATCTCCCAAATTGGTTATTCTTTAACAATCCCAATCTGTTGGAGTTAAGTATAAGAATGTGTTCCAATTTGAGAGAACTACCTGATGGTCTAGGCACcctcaattctttggagaagtTAATTATAAGCGAGTGTCCAAATTTGGAACGAGTAGCAGATATTGGTGCACAACAATCACAAGGAAGCCTCACATGTCTTAAAAGGTTGGAGATTTGTGAATGCAAAGCTTTGCTGTATATTCCATGTGAAATGGTAGGATCCTTGCTTGAGGTACTGAAGTTGAATAATTTAAGTAGCCTAAAGAATCTACCCGATATAATTGATTGTCTGCCGAAATTGCCTCGTCTAACATGTTTACGATTTATTGGTGTTTCTCGATTGGTGGCCACTTATTCAAATAATTGGTTAAAAATAGATGTTAGTATGGAGGGATCTATGGAGACCGTTGATGGTTTATTGCAAGGATGCTACTCCAACTCAGTTAAGGAATTACACTTGAAAGGGAGGGAAGGTTGGGGAAATTTGCCAGAATCAATTCAACATCTCACCTCTATTGTATGGTTAAAGATAGAGAATTATGGAATGGAAGAGTTGCCTGAATGGTTGGGGAACCTCTCGTCTCTAAGCGTATTGTGGATATATAATTGCAAGAAGTTAAGGTGTCTACATGCACTGCGGGGCCTCACATCACTTGAACGCATACATATTAAGGGCAGCCCAGAAATGAGTATTAAACAACAAAGTGATGCAGCTGATTCCCAATGGCCCAACATTTCCCATATCAACTTCATTCTGATTGATGGACAAATAGTAG GAAGAAGGAGAACTCTTGTGAGTTTCATGAATGGCTGCCTCTAA